The Amycolatopsis umgeniensis DNA segment GCCGCGCGTAGAAGTCCTTGTCCCGCTCGCGGATGGCGTCGTACACCGGGATCTGGAACCGCGGCAGGAGCCGGTACGGGATCGACGCGAAGATCATGTCCGCCTTGTCGGTGGTGATCCCCGCCTGCACCGCCCGCTCCGAATACAGGTCGCCGAGTCCCAGGTCCATCAGGGAATCCGACTTGACGATATGTGTCGAGGACCGTTGCACCATGGTGACGTCGGCGCCGTGTTCCCACAGTGCCGCGCAGATGTCGTGCGCGGAGTTGTTGGAGCCGACCACGACGGCCTTCTTGCCCGCGTACGAGTCCGGGCCCGGATGCTGTGACGAATGGTGCTGATCGCCGTCGAAGTCGTCCATCCCCGGGAACGACGGGAGATTCGGCTTACCGGACATCCCGGTCGCGAACACCACGTGCCGCGGCGTGAGCACCAGTTCCTCGCCCTCGCGGACGACGGTCACCAGCCACTCCTGCTTTTCCTCGTCCCAGGAGGCGGAGGTCACCTCGGTGCTGGTCCAGTACGGCACCTCCATGAGCCGCGTGTACATCTCCAGCCAGTCGGCGATCTTGTCCTTGGGCGCGAACACCGGCCAGTTGTCCGGGAACGGGAGATAAGGCAGGTGGTCGTACCAGACCGGGTCGTGCAGGCAGAGGTTCTTGTACCGCTTCCGCCACGAATCGCCGGGACGCTCGTTGCGTTCGAGGACGAGTGCGGGCACGTCGAGCTGCCGCAGCCGGGCACCGAGCGCGATACCGCCCTGACCACCGCCGATGACGACGACGTACGGCTGCTGGTCGTAGCCGAGCCGCGCCTGCTCCTCCTCGCGCTTCTCCGCCCACGACTTCCGTCCGCGGACGACGCCGTGCTCGACCCCTTTCGGCCGCTGAGTGTTGCGCCGCTCCTCGAAACCCTTGAGCTCACGCAGGCTCGTCAGCAGCGTCCAGGCGCCTTCGTCCTTCAGTCGCAAGTGGCCCTTCGCGCGGCCAGTCGCGGTTTCGAACTCCAGCCACGCTTCGGTCACGCCGTCGGCTTCGGTCGGTGTCTCGGTGGTGCGGAATCCGGACGGCTCGATGCCGTCGAGACAGGCGCCGAGCAGGCCTGCCACCCCGTCGCGGCCTTCGACCGTCTTGATCGTCCAGGTGAAGGCGACCAGGTCGCGCCAGTAACTGTCGACGGCGAAGAGCGTGGCGGCGGCTTCGACGTCGCGGGTCGCGAGGGCAGCTTCGAACCGGCTCAGCCAGGCGTTGACCCGCGCTTGCGGCGAGTCCGTCGCCTCGATCCGGTCCACCGTCTGTGTCATGGCCACTCCCAAACCTCGGCGTTTCGGCTGTTACCCCGATCACACGCCGCGGGCGGGGACGGCGGCAAGGGTTGCACCGTGTTGCAGCGCGACTCCTTGGCGCGGTCGGTCCGGCCGACCTATGCTGATCCGTCGACGCGATGGTGCGGAGGTGGCCCGTGGGCGTGTTCAGCTCGGTCCCGCCCGGCGCCGACCTGCCGATGCACGCCCGCGACCTGGTCCGCATGCACGAAGCCGTGATCGGCGGCGGCCGTCCGCGGGTCCGGCCGCGGCCGCTGGTGTCGCGATCGTGGTCGCGTGCGCTGAGCCTGGGGCTGGCCGCCGACGGGATGAACACCCGGGATTCCGTCCCGCTCGACGAGGTCGCCCGCCGTCGCCGCGCCTCCCCGCTGCGCCACGTCGTCGAGAGCCTCGGCCAGGTGCTCGGTGCGACCTCCGACACCGCGAACATGCTGCTGGTGGTGACCGACGCCGAGGGCATCATCCTCTGGCGGGCGGGCTCCCCCGCCGTCAAGCGCCGCGCGGACACCTTGGGCTTCACCGAAGGCTCCGAGTGGACCGAGGCGCGGGTCGGCACCAACGCGATCGGCACCGCGCTCGCCGAGGCAGCACCCGTGGAACTGCTGGCCGGGGAACATTTCGAACAGGGCCAGCATCCCTGGTACTGCACCGCGTCGCCGGTGCACGATCCGCGCACCGGCGAACTGCTCGGCGTGATCGACGTCAGCGGACCCGCGTTGACCCTGCATCCCGCGATCGCCGCGCTCGTGGAGACCGGACGGCGGCTGGCCGAAGCCGAACTCTGGCGTCACCACCAGCAAGGCCTGGACAAACTGAGGAGGACCGCCGAACCGCTGGTGGCGGGCATGGGCGGTCCGGCGCTGCTGGTGGACGACGACGGCTGGGTGGCTCACGCCGCCGGCATCGCCCCTGGCGAGCGGATCGCCGCCCCCTCGGAAGGCCAGATCCTCGCCGTTCCCGGTCTGGGCGCCTGCCTGCCCGAACGCCTGGCCGAGGGCTGGCTCGTCCGCCCCGCCGACACCGCTCGCCAGGTCCGGCTGGATCTCGAACTCGGGCACGCGCCGATGCTGCGGATGCGGGCGGGCGACGCCGGCTGGGTGCGCACCGTGACACCCCGGCACGCGGAGATCCTCGTGCACCTTCACGCGACGGGTCCGTCCGGGCTTTCGGCCGAGGCGCTCAGCCGCGCGCTCTACGGTGACGCCGAACACCTCGTCACCGTCCGCGCCGAGGTCTCCCGGCTGCGGCGGCTGCTCGGAGCCATTGTGGACACCCGCCCGTACCGGCTCGCCTCGGGCGTCGGCCTGACGGTCCACAAAGGACTCGAATAGGCGGCTGAGCCGCTCCCGGTTGCGCGGAGACCATGCCGGGTACTCCGCGCGCATGGAGATACTGCTCGCCGGGGCCGGCGTCCTGGCGTTGTGCGCCGCGGTGCTGCCGAACCTGCTGCACGAACGCGCGCTGTCGATGCCGCTGATCCTGCTGGTGGGCGGGCTGATCTTCGGGTTGCTCCCGTTAGGACACCCCTACGGCGACGGGGTGCTCGACCCGCGGTCCCATGTGGGCGCCGTCGAGGTGATCACCGAACTCGGTGTCCTGGTGTCGCTGGTGGGCGCGGGACTGAAATCGGACCGGCTGATCGGCTGGCGATCGTGGAACTCGACCTGGCGGCTGCTGGCGATCACCCTGCCGTTGTCGATCGGCGCGGTCGCCCTGCTCGGCTGGTGGGCGCTCGCCCTCTCCCCCGCCGCCGCGCTGCTGCTGGGCGCCGTGCTGTCACCGACCGATCCGGTGCTGGCGAGCGACGTCCAGGTACCGGCGCCGCATACCGACGACGGCCGGGGCGCGGACAACGAGATCCGGTTCACGCTGACCTCGGAAGCCGGGCTCAACGACGGTCTGGCGATGCCGTTCGTGCTGCTGGCCCTCGTCCTGGCCGGGACGGCGAGCACTTCTCCCGTGCCGTGGTTGCTGACCGAGGTCGTCGTCCCGCTCGCGATCGCCGTACTGGTCGGTCTCGTCTGCGGCCGGTTGCTGTCCTGGCTCATGTTCCGGGTGCGGCACGAGCGGCTGCGCCTCGGTGAGTACTCCGACGGGCTGGTGGTGCTGGCCATCGCGTTCCTGCCCTTCGCACTGTGCGAGTGGCTGGGCGGGATCGGCTTCGTCGCGGTGTTCACCGCCGCCGCGACCATTCGCGCCAGCGAGCGCTCACACGAGTACCACGGCGTACTGCACGAGTTCGGTGACCAGCTGGAACGCCTCTTCGTCGCGCTGGCCCTGCTCGGCCTCGGTGTCGCGCTGGGCGACGGGCTCCTGGCGGGCCTGAAACTCGCCGAAGTCCTGGTGGCAGTGGCCGCCGTGATCGTCGTGCGCCCGCTGTTCGGTGGGCTGGCCCTGATCGGCGGCGGCGCCACACAACCGGCGGCGACGGCGATCGCGTTCTTCGGCATCCGCGGGATCGGCAGTCTCTACTACCTGTCCTACGCCCTGGGGCACGGCGACTTCCCGATGGCCGACTCGCTCTGGCGCGTCACGGCGCTCACGATCGCGGTGTCGGTCCTCGTGCACGGTCTCGTGTCCGGTCCGGTGATGCGCAAACTGGAGAACCGGGGCAGCTGAACACGTGAGTTCCGGCTTCAATCACACGAGATCCGGGTCTGATCACGTGAGTGCGGTGTCTAGTCGCGGGGCGGGCGCTGCCACTCCCGGCCCTCGACCCGGGCTTTCAGCCGTCCCAAGGTGGTCGCGATGTTGGCGCGGTTGGTCCCGGCGCGGTCGGGCTCGCCGGTGATGAAGATGGCGATCGGGATGAACCACCGCGGCACGCGCAGCCAGTTCCGCACGATGAGGCGGCAGCCGTCACCCTCGGGCTCGATGTCGTACTCCCAGCGGGAAATCGGCACCAGGAACGGGGTGCGGACACGGTAGGCGAACCGGCGGCCGGGCTCGGCGTCGGTGATCTCGGCGTGGGTCACCCAGCGCCGCACGCCGTTGCGGTTGCTGCCGGCGAACCAGTTCCCGACGGCGGCCTCGGTCGCGCCGCGGATCCAGCGGGCCTTGCGCAGCTCCTCGGTGCACTCCGCCATCGCGACCGGGTCGCTGACGAGCCGGTACACCCGCTCGGGCGCGGCGTCGATCGTGACCTCGCCGGTCGCGATCGGTTCCGTGTAGGTCAGGGTGTCCTTCGGCTTCGTCGCCATCGCGCCTCCCAGTCGACCCTGTCAGCCCACCAGCACCGGGCGGCACGGTCAAGACCGGCACGGCAACCACAGCACGTTCGCGCAAACACCGGCCGGGATCAGGTGGTCGGTTCCGCCGGGAAGCTCACCCGGAAGCCCAGCGCCTGCAGCATCTGCGTGAGCATGGCCTTGGTGTTGGCCCTGGCGCGTTCGAGCAGGCCGGAGTGCTGCGCCGCCTCGCCGATCCGTTTCTCCGCGGCGACGTGGAACTGCTGTTGGTCCGGTACGGACACCAACGCCCCCAGCCGGTCGATCAGGCCGCGCTCCTGACCGAAGACGTAGCTGCGCTCGTTGTCCAGATTGGGTTTCGCCAGCCGGGCTTCGGGCAACCGGACCTCGACCGACTGCCGGTCTTCCGAGACAGTGAGGGAATTCTCCAGCAGCGGTCCGAAATCGACGTACGCGTCGACAGAGCCCGCCGCCACGAACAGGGTCCGCTCCCCGGCGATGCTCGCGGGCACCCATTTGACGTCCTTCTCGATGTCCACGACGACCTGGTAGTCGCCGACAGCGGCGTGATACTGGCTCAGATCACGGACCGCCTGGAGCACCGCGGGCTGCGATCGGTCCACAGTGGACGTTCCGAAGGGGTCGAACTTCGGCAGCAACCCGGTGATCTGCAGTGCCGCACCGACGATCAGGAGCCCGACCAGGGCGAACGCCCCGAGGCGCACCCACCGTTTCTTCACGCCCACCACCGCCTCTCCAGCGCGTGGGGTACCCGGCGGACGCGGTCGTGAAGCGTCCCCGCCGGTTTCGCCGACGATCGGCGGAACCGGATTTCGCACTTGGAGTAGTTTGGCCGCATGCAAAGCGTCTTGCCCGCGCCGGAGAAGGCCGGGCTGAACATCTCGGCGTTGCACTGGGCGGGTTTCCTGGGGATAGCCGTGTTGGTGCTGGTCACGTCGGGGATCGGCCTGCCCTCGGTGCTGGTGGTGGCGCTCGGGGTGACCGGGATGGCCACCCTCGTGCTGTCCTGGTTGGGCATCGGACGGCTCGCCGCGGGCCTGCCCGAGCGTCGGCTGTACTGGATCGCGGCGTCGTGGTGTGCGCCACTGCTGGTCGCACGCCCGCTGTTCAGCGGTGACATCAACAGCTACCTGGCTCAAGGACTCATCGCCGCCAAGGGATTCGACACCTATCTCGTGGGACCGGCGGAGGCGCTCGGCGCCGATTCGCCGGTGACGCTCGCGGTCAGCCACTACTGGCGCGACACGCCCGCCCCGTACGGGCCGGCGTTCGTCGCGCTGGCGCGCTCGGTCGCCCACATCGCCGGGGACGACTTCGTCCCGACGGTGCTGCTGCACCGGCTGTTGGGGCTGGCGGGGATCGCGCTCATGGCGTGGGCGCTCCCCCGCCTCGCCCGCCGCGTCGGGGTCTCGCCGTCGATCGCGTTGTGGCTGGCCCTGCTCAACCCGCTGGTGCTGTGGCACGTCGTCGCGGGCGTGCACAACGACGGGCTGATGGTCGGGCTGATGGTCGCCGGACTGGAACTCGTCCTCATGGGCGCGGCGAAGGCCGGAGCGGCGCGGCCCGCGCTGATCGCGGCGGGCGTGATCGCGGTGAGCGCCGCCGCGAACATCAAGATCGTGGCCGTCGCGGGCCTGTTGTTCGTCGGCGTCGACCTGTTCCGCCGGGCGACACCCGCGGGCCGGGTGGCGGTGGCGCTCGGGCTGCCCGCCGGATTCGCGGCGGTCACCGTGGCGATCTCCCTCGGCAGCGGGCTCGGTTTCGGCTGGGTCCGCGTGCTTTCCGGGGTTTCCGGTCAGGTCCACAGCTGGATGGCGCCCACCAACGAACTCGGTTTCCTCGTCGGTGGGGTGGGCAAGATCTTCGGCGCCGACCTGACCGACGGCGCGATCAAGGTGTTCTCGCTCATCGGCGCGATCCTCGGTCTCGCCGTCGGGGCCAGGCTGCTGTGGCTCACCTATCGGGAGAAGCTGCACCCTCTCTACGGCGCGGGGCTGACCTTCGCCGCGATGCTGGTCCTCGGGCCGGTCGTGCAGCCGTGGTATCTCCTGTGGACGGTCGCCCTGCTCGCCGTCAGCCTCACGACCGACCGAGGCCGCTGGATCCTCGCCGCGATCAGCGCGGTGTTCGGCGTGCTGCTCCCGCCCGCCAACGGTGGTGCCGTGTCCTTGGCGCTGGGCTACCTGATCGCCGTCGTGCTCATCGGCGGGACCTTGTTCTTCTTGAAGCGGAAAGGCCTGTTGCCGGAGATCAGGTTCCGCAAGAGCCGGACGTAGGGACTCCATCGCGCGGGTGTCCGGACCGTGCCGGTGAGTTCACGCTCGGCACGGTCCAGGCCGTCCTCCAGCAAGGCGTCGTGCATCGGCCGCCACAGCAGCGGATACGTGAACCAAGCGGGATGCCGGAGCCGCAGCACCATGAGGTGCTCGAGCTCGGTCTCCCCCGTTCCCCTCGCGCGCAGGGTGAATTCGTGGAAGCCGTCGAAACCCCGCGGCGCGGTGAACCGGAACCGCACCGACTTCCCCGGTTCGTAGGACTCGACGGAGTACCGCACCGGTCCGTGCCCGCCGACGGCTCCCACCCCGAGTGTCCGGTCGAACCGCATCGGCGGCCACGTGCCGACGGGCCACAGCCGGTCGCCGTCATCGGACAGTGTGTCGATCAGCGCGCCCACGCGCTCCGGTGACACGGCGACAATCCGGGAATGCCTGTTCCACACTCGCATCTCTGCCTCCTGGTTATAGAGACCTTCCCCTAAAACCATAGTAGAGGATAGTCTCTGAAAATGGGACGGCCACCGCGGCACACCGCCGACGACTTCCTCGACGCGGCCCTGCGGATCTTCGCCACCGAAGGGGCGGCCGGGGTGACCATGTCGGCCGTCGCCCGCGAAGTCGGCGCGCCGAGCGGGTCGATCTACCACCGCTTCCCCGGTCGCCCAGCCCTGCTCGCGGCGGTCTGGATCCGCACTTTGACCAGCTTCCAGCGGGACTACCTCGAAGCACTCGACCAGGAACCGGTCTTGGAGGCCGCGGTCGGGGCAGCGGCACAGGTGGTCCGATGGTGCCGCGCTCATCCCGCCGAGGGGAGACTGCTCTACGCGGGCAATCGCGCGCTCGGCGTCGAAGACTGGAACGCCGAAGACCGCGCCCGCGCCGAGGAAGCCAACCACCGTCTCGACGCGGCGATCACCAAGGTCGTGCGACGGCTGCGCCCACTGACCGGCCGGAGCACCGATGAACTGATGCTGGCCCTCGTGGATCTTCCCTATGCCGCGGTGAGAAGGCATCTCGACCGCGGCGAGGCTCCACCGCCCCGCACCGTCGATCTGGTCGCCAAGACCACGCGCACACTGCTGTCGGGCTGAGTTCAGATCCGGGCCGGGACCGTGATGGAGTACTCCCCGCCGTCGATCAGGTCGAGCAGGAGCCGGGCCGCCGGACCGGGCGACCGCTCGCCCCTGGTGGCGATGGTCAGTGGCCAGACCAGGCCGGGCGCGTCGAGCGGGATCGTCCGGACGCCCGTCAGCAGCCGGAGGTCCGGCACCACGGCGATGCCGAGCCCCGCCGCGACGTAGGCGGGCACCACACGCAGGTCGGCGACCTCGACGATGACCCGCCGAGGAGCCCCGATCGCCTCGAACGCGCGGTCCAGGGCGACCCGGTTGCCGAAGCCGCGCGGGTTGTCCACGAACGACTCGCCCGCGACGTCCGCCAGGGTCAGCGATCGCCGGCCTCCCAGCCGGTGGCCGTCGGGCAGCACGGCGACGAACGGCACCGAACCGAGCGGCTTGGTGCGGAACCCGGCGAGATCGGACTCGGGGAGCCCGAGCAGCGCGACGTCGAGCCTGCCTTGGCGCAGGTCCTCGGCCAGCCCGGTCGATCCGGTGATCGACACCGTGACGTGCAGGTCGACCAGCGGATACCGCCGATGGAAAGCGCCGAGCAGATCCGGCAGGTCGAGGCCCCCGACACTGGTCAGGGTGCCGATGCGGAGGCTGCCGCGCAGGCCGGCGGAGGCGTCGGCGACCACCTCGCGCGCCCTGTCGACGGCCTCCAGCGCGGCCTTGGCCTCGGGCAGGAACACCTTGCCCGCCGCGGAAAGCGCGACCCGCCGCGTCGACCTGTCGAACAGCTTGACGCCGAGTTCGCCTTCGAGCGCCTGGATGGTCGCCGACACGGTGGACTGCACCGCGAACAGCCGTCGAGCGGCGCGGGTGAAACTGAGTTCCTCGGCGACGGCGACGAAGCATTCGAGCTGGCGGGTCTCCACGGTCGCCGATTATCGCAGTTTCGGATAACTGTGACCAGTATTGTTCGTTGGACTTGGATGATCCGGGGATCCACAGTGGAGACATGCTGAACACCGTCACCCTTCCCCGTCCCGCGCTCCGGCGGATCAGTCACGGCCGCGGCTTCTGGATCATCGCGGCCGCGTACGCCGCCTCGCTGGCCTTCTCCACCGTTCCCACCCCGCTCTACGTGCTCTACCAGCAACGTGACGGTTTCCCGACCTACGTCGTGACCATCGTGTTCGCGGCGTACGCGGTCGGCGTGATGGGCAGCCTCTACCTCGCCGGACACGTCAGCGATTGGCTGGGGCGACGGCGCGTGATCCTCGCCGCGACCCTGACCCAGGCGCTTTCCGCGACGCTCTTCTTGGCTTGGCCGGACGTTCCCGGGCTGATCCTGGCCAGGCTCGTCGGCGGCGCGGGGATCGGCGCGCTGACCGCGACCGCCACCGCACACCTGTCCGAACTGCGAGCCGTGGCCAGGCCGAGCGAAGACCACGGCCGCGCGGGCCTGATCGCGACCGTGGTCAACATGGGCGGGCTGGCGCTCGGACCGCTGTTCGGCGGCGCGTTCGCGAGCTACTCGGCCGAACCGCTGACCACGCCGTTCGTGTTCTTCCTTGTCCTGCTGCTGGCCTCGGCCCTCGCCGTCGCGCTCGTCCCGGAAACGGTGGAACGCGCCGAGGAACGGCCCGCGTACCGGCCCCAGCGCGTCTCGCTGCCGTCGAGCGCTCGGCCCGCCTTCTTCGGCGCGGCGATCGGCGCCTTCGCGGCCTTCGCGATCACGGGACTGTTCATGGCGCTGACGCCGACGTTGCTGGCGCAGGGAATGCACCAAAGCTCACGGATGCTGGCCGGCCTCGCGTCGTTCTCGGTGTTCCTCGCCGCCGCGGCGGCACAGGTGATCTTCGCCGGGTTGGCCAGGCGGACCCAGTTGCGTCTCGGCCTCGCCTTGATGACGGCCGGACTGGTGGCGTTGCCGGTCGCGGTGACGACGTCCCAGCTGTGGCTCTTCCTCGCGGGCGGGATCGCGGCGGGCGCCGGGGTCGGGCTGGGCTTCCGCGCCTCGGTGGCCACCGTCGCCGCACTGGCCGAGCCGCCGGTGCGCGGCGAGGTGCTCGCGGCCCTGTTCCTGGCCGCCTACGCGGGGCTAGTCCTGCCCATTCTCCTCGTCGGCATCTCGCTGATCTGGTTGCCGAGCGCGTGGGCGCTGATCGGTTTTTCGGTGCTGGAACTGGGTTTGCTCGCCTGGTCCGCACCCAAGGTGCTGAAGCGCTGACTGTCCACAGTGGTGCGTCCGCGTGGTGATCCTCGTCAAACCCGCGGGCGCGCCACGAGGACGGTGTGCGATCCTGGTTACGGAACCTCGTGATCGAGGTCCCCGGACGAGTGGGTGCCGTACCCGGCCAGCGACAAGACGGCGCTCTGGGAGCGCGTCATGTCCTGGCTTGTCCTGATCGTTTCGGGTGTGCTGGAAGCCGTGTGGGCCACTGCCCTCGGCAGGTCCGAGGGGCTGTCCCGGCCGACACCGTCGGTGATCTTCGGCGTGACCCTCGTGGCGAGCATGGTGGGTCTCGCGTATGCGATGAAGGACCTCCCGGTCGGGACCGCCTACGCGGTCTGGGTCGGGATCGGGGCCTCGCTCACCGTCGGCTACGGCATGGTGTCGGGCGCGGAAACCGCGTCACTCGCCCGAATTCTGCTGATCGTGGGGATCGTGGCCTGCGTGGTGGGACTGAAAGTCCTGCACTGAGGCGAAAAGAGGGACCGCCCCCGACGCACGGACGACGTCGGGGGCGGTCGGGTCCGGGCGCACCCCTGCGTGTGGCCCGGACGGCTAGGCGGTCAGGATCGCGCCCAAAGCGCTGGGACGTTCGGCGGTTCCCAACCTGCCTGAGCGGTGTGGCCCTGCAGCGCCCGGTACGAAGCACCGTTGTAGGTGACCGTCGCCCCCGCGGCGTAGGTGGTGCCGGCCGCCCAGGTTCCGGTGGGCGGGTTCGACGTCGTCGGGCCGGTCGGCGTCGTGGTGGTGCTGGTCGGCGGGTTCGAACCCGAGGTCACCAGGCGCAGGCTGTAGACGCTCAGGATCTCCGAGATCGGCTGGAAGTAGAACGTGCCGCCCGAACTGCAGTTGCCGGAACCGCCGGAGGTGACGCCCTGCGCCTGGTCGCCCGCGAGCCACGAACCGCCGGAGTCGCCCGGCTCGGCGCAGGCGTTGGTCCGGGTGAGGCCGGAAACGGTGCCCTGCGGGTAGTTCACCGAGGCGTTCTTCTGCTGGATGGTGCCGCAGTGCCAGCCCGTGGTGGAACCGGAGCGGCAGACCGAGGCGCCGATCGCGGCCTCCTGCGAACCCGCCACCGGCACGGTGCCCGGGTACCGGTTCACGAGCCCGCGCGGGGTGTTGCCCGCGTCGACGCGGACCCAGGCGTAGTCGTTGCCGGGGAAGCTGGAGCCCGCGACGGTCCCGCTCGGGTTCGAGGTCCGAGTCCCGGTGGTGCCGCAGTGGCCCGCGGTCACGAAGCCGCCCTCGACCGAGAAACCGATCGAGCACCGGCCCGAGCCGAAGGTGTAGGCGTTGCCGCCGATGACGTCGATCAGCGGAACCGGGCTCTCGGTGCTGGTCGCGACCCGCACCGCGTCGGCACTCACGCCGGACGCGGTCGCCCACGACTTCGCGGCTTCCTCCGTACCCGCGTTCGCCAGTACGACGATCGAGTTGGTGGTGGCGTCGACGTACCAGCCGGGCACGGTCTTCGGCGCGCTGGTTCCCTTGGTGTCCAAAGACAGCTTCGCCGCGTCGAGCTGGGCGGCGCTCCGCGTGACGGTCTTCGGGGTCGCGCCCGCCGCGCGGACCGCGCCTTCCAGCGCCGCGTCGGTGACCGCGACGGTCAGCGTGGTCCCCGCCGCGTCCAGCCACGAGCCGGCGTAGGACGGACCGAGCCGGGTCTTGAGGGCGCCGTCGGTGTGCGCCGCCTTCTGCTCACCGGCGAGACGGGCACTGGCCTGATCAGGGCTGATCTTCAGGTCGCGCGACAGGGCCGCGACGATCTCCGATCGGACCTGGTCGGCCGCCGAGACGGTCTGACCGGCGCTGGCGCTCGGCGTCAGCGCGATGGCCGTGACCAGGCCCGCGCCGGTGACGGCCGCCGCGGCGGCCGATACGATCTTTCGGTTCATTTCAGGCGTTCCTCACCGACGTTCCGGAAGAAGATCTCGTCCAGACCGTACGAGGCACCTGCGGCAAATGGTACATACCATTTAGGTCATATCCACCCAGTGGACTGGACCTTTCAGCGACTTCCGCGCAGGTCAGCGCACTCCGGCATCCGTGTAGTCCACGCCATAACCCGGGTTCAACTCGAGGTACTTCGAGTAGGTGGGCCGCCGGTCGATCAGTTCGCCGTACACCGCGCGGGACAGGGCGATCATCTCCGCGGCGAAGGGGCCCATCTCCCCGCGCTCCGACCAGCCGACGAGATTCTTCCAGCTCAGCGGATTCCCCGCGATCGGGACGGCGACGATGCCCGGGATCTCGTGGAACAGCGGCTGACACAACACCACCGCGTGTCCCGATTCGACCATCTCGATGCAGGTCAGCACATCGGTCTCGTACAGCGAACGCGGCGTGAACCCCGACCGGGCGCACGCGGACGCGAAACAGTCGCCGAAACAGCCGTCCCCCGGTGTCGCGCACCAGCGTTCGTCCGCCAGCGCGGCGAGTTCGACCTCGTTGTGCTGCGCGCGCTCGTCACGCGCCGACATCAGCACGAACACCGGATGGTGCGCGAGCGTCCGCCACCGGACGCCGGGCTCGGGCGGCGGCGAGGCGTCACCGCAGACGCCTACGAAGGCGAAGTCCAGCGCGCCCTCGGCGGTCATTTCCGCGAGCTGGTTGGCCGACCACGACGTATGGGTGGCGACATGGATGTCGGGATGGGTGGTGCCGAGACGCTGCAGGAGAGCCCCGAGCATCGGCCCTGTCGCCGAACCGAGCCGCAAGGTCACCGGCTCGCCGGTGCCGGCGTGCTGGGCGAGGCGCGCGGCCTCGTCGTGCAGCGACGACACTGCGGGAAGCACCATTTTGGCCCGGTCGAGAACGAGGAGACCGAGTGCCGTCGGCCTGGTCCCCGTGTGATCACGGAGGAAGAGCTTCCCGCCGAGTGTCCGTTCGATGCGCTTCAGTTGTGCGGTCAAAGCGGGCTGCGCCATTCCGAGCGTGTTCGCCGCCTTGGTGATACTCCCGAGTTCGGCGATCGCGCACATGATGCGCAAGTGGCGCAGTTCCAGCTCCATCCCTCTACGTTAGTAGACATAACTGGACTGGACCAGACAAATGAGTGAGCCAAATGGCTTCGTATCGCCCTGTTCGCGGTTTGCCATCGATGTCAGCAATCCCGGACATGGTTCACAGTGGATCCCGGCCCCGGCACCTGATCAAGACCGGTCGCGCAGGCGGATCGCCGTCTCGAGATTCTCCTTGATCCTCTTGGTGAGGCGGTGATCCGGACCGAGCGCCCGCTCGGCGTCGGACCACGCCTCTTCGTACATCCGGATCGAGAGCGGCAGGTCACCCGAGACGCCGCGGACGTAGGCGAGATCGTTCCTCGAATTCAGCGTGTCCTGGTGATCGTGCCCGAACACCCGCTCCCTGGCGGCCAGCGTGCGCTCGTACACCTCGATCGCCCTGGTCAGATCGCCCGAGGATTCGTACGCTCCGGCCAAGTTGTTCCACGAGCTCAGGGTGTCGGGGTGATCGGGGCCCAGCACGCGCTCACGATCCGCCAGCGTCCGTTCCTGGAGTTCGATCGCGCGGACGAGATCGCCCGCGGACTCGCACGCTCCGGCGAGATTGCCTCGCGAGACCAAGGTGTTCGGATGGTCCGGACCCAGCACGCGCTCGCGATCCTTCAACGTCGCCTCGAACAGCGTGACGGCACGCTCCGAGTCACCCGTGGACCACAGGAGGTACGC contains these protein-coding regions:
- a CDS encoding TetR/AcrR family transcriptional regulator, with amino-acid sequence MGRPPRHTADDFLDAALRIFATEGAAGVTMSAVAREVGAPSGSIYHRFPGRPALLAAVWIRTLTSFQRDYLEALDQEPVLEAAVGAAAQVVRWCRAHPAEGRLLYAGNRALGVEDWNAEDRARAEEANHRLDAAITKVVRRLRPLTGRSTDELMLALVDLPYAAVRRHLDRGEAPPPRTVDLVAKTTRTLLSG
- the mptB gene encoding polyprenol phosphomannose-dependent alpha 1,6 mannosyltransferase MptB, producing MQSVLPAPEKAGLNISALHWAGFLGIAVLVLVTSGIGLPSVLVVALGVTGMATLVLSWLGIGRLAAGLPERRLYWIAASWCAPLLVARPLFSGDINSYLAQGLIAAKGFDTYLVGPAEALGADSPVTLAVSHYWRDTPAPYGPAFVALARSVAHIAGDDFVPTVLLHRLLGLAGIALMAWALPRLARRVGVSPSIALWLALLNPLVLWHVVAGVHNDGLMVGLMVAGLELVLMGAAKAGAARPALIAAGVIAVSAAANIKIVAVAGLLFVGVDLFRRATPAGRVAVALGLPAGFAAVTVAISLGSGLGFGWVRVLSGVSGQVHSWMAPTNELGFLVGGVGKIFGADLTDGAIKVFSLIGAILGLAVGARLLWLTYREKLHPLYGAGLTFAAMLVLGPVVQPWYLLWTVALLAVSLTTDRGRWILAAISAVFGVLLPPANGGAVSLALGYLIAVVLIGGTLFFLKRKGLLPEIRFRKSRT
- a CDS encoding MFS transporter; translation: MLNTVTLPRPALRRISHGRGFWIIAAAYAASLAFSTVPTPLYVLYQQRDGFPTYVVTIVFAAYAVGVMGSLYLAGHVSDWLGRRRVILAATLTQALSATLFLAWPDVPGLILARLVGGAGIGALTATATAHLSELRAVARPSEDHGRAGLIATVVNMGGLALGPLFGGAFASYSAEPLTTPFVFFLVLLLASALAVALVPETVERAEERPAYRPQRVSLPSSARPAFFGAAIGAFAAFAITGLFMALTPTLLAQGMHQSSRMLAGLASFSVFLAAAAAQVIFAGLARRTQLRLGLALMTAGLVALPVAVTTSQLWLFLAGGIAAGAGVGLGFRASVATVAALAEPPVRGEVLAALFLAAYAGLVLPILLVGISLIWLPSAWALIGFSVLELGLLAWSAPKVLKR
- a CDS encoding LysR substrate-binding domain-containing protein, producing the protein METRQLECFVAVAEELSFTRAARRLFAVQSTVSATIQALEGELGVKLFDRSTRRVALSAAGKVFLPEAKAALEAVDRAREVVADASAGLRGSLRIGTLTSVGGLDLPDLLGAFHRRYPLVDLHVTVSITGSTGLAEDLRQGRLDVALLGLPESDLAGFRTKPLGSVPFVAVLPDGHRLGGRRSLTLADVAGESFVDNPRGFGNRVALDRAFEAIGAPRRVIVEVADLRVVPAYVAAGLGIAVVPDLRLLTGVRTIPLDAPGLVWPLTIATRGERSPGPAARLLLDLIDGGEYSITVPARI
- a CDS encoding SRPBCC family protein encodes the protein MRVWNRHSRIVAVSPERVGALIDTLSDDGDRLWPVGTWPPMRFDRTLGVGAVGGHGPVRYSVESYEPGKSVRFRFTAPRGFDGFHEFTLRARGTGETELEHLMVLRLRHPAWFTYPLLWRPMHDALLEDGLDRAERELTGTVRTPARWSPYVRLLRNLISGNRPFRFKKNKVPPMSTTAIR
- a CDS encoding DMT family transporter, with protein sequence MSWLVLIVSGVLEAVWATALGRSEGLSRPTPSVIFGVTLVASMVGLAYAMKDLPVGTAYAVWVGIGASLTVGYGMVSGAETASLARILLIVGIVACVVGLKVLH